In Streptomyces sp. 71268, the DNA window CGGTGTTGCCGAACGGGCCCACGTCAACCGCGTCCAGATCGGCGGCCCGTACGACCTCCCGGGCCACCAACGCGTGGGACGGCGTCTCGTCCAGGTCGAACGGCTCGGTGGTGAATTCAACCCTGAGTCTCACCCGACCCAACCTACTGCGCCCCATCCCCCGCGACCGCGCCCAGCCCCTGGCAGCAGTGTGCCAGCCCGCTCGACGCTGTTCCATGAAGCAGAATCGACCTTCCGTATTGCGTTAGTTGATCAGGTGTGCGGGGGCACGGGAGGCGTCCGCGCCGTGGCTCGCGGGTGTCGGGCCGGATACGGGCGGGCGGTGCCGGACGGAGGGGACGGATCGCTTCCGCGCCAACCTGGGCGCCGTGGCCGGCCGCGCCGACGCGGTCGGCCGCCGGCGCGGGCACGGCCCCGGGCGCCGGGGCGGGCCCCGGCGCGGGGCACGGCCGGGCCGGCGTGCGGAAGGTTCGCGCACTACGGCACGGTCCGGCGGGCGCCCCTCGCCGCTCGCCGCGGTGAGGGGCGAGCGCCGGGGGCGCGTTTGGGCGGCGGTGCCCTCAAGTGACACGCCCTAAGTGGCCACGGCCGAAACCCGCTCGCCGTCTCCCCAACGCCCCGCGCATCGTGGACGATGGGAGCGCGTAGTAACCCAACCCCCCGTTCCACGTGTCCTGCTGGAGCCGACGATGGCCAAGAGCGTGCCGGTGCGGTGCCCGGCGTGCAGCCGTGAGCACTCGTTCACGCCGCCCACCTTCCCCTGCGCCTGCGGCGCCCCGCTGACCGTGCCGATCCTGGCCGGCCCGGTGGCCCGCCTCGACCACCGCACCTGGGAGGACTCCTGGGTCGCCGTGCGCTGCCACTCCTGCGGGCGCAGGGACCACTGGCCACAGCCCGAACTCGGCTGCCCGTGCGGCACGGTGGTGCGGCTGCCGGTGGCCGAGGCGCCGGAGGAGACCGGCAGCCGGCTCGCGACCACGGGCGGCGCCGGCGTCGCGGGCGCCACCGGCGCGCATCCCGCGCCCAGTTCGGCGGTGTTGCGGCCGGCGTTCCACCCGGTGACCATCCGCACCGGGCGGGACGTGGTGACCGCCGCCGCGCAGTACCTGAAGTGGCTCGGCTTCACCAGCATGCGCCGGGTGGAGGACCGCGCCCCCTCCGGGGTCGACCTGCGCGGGCCCGGCATCGTCGCCCAGGTGGACCCCACGACCCGGCCCACCGGGGTGCGCGACGTGGAGTGCCTGTGGCTGCACGGCCTGAGCGAGGCGGCCGTCAGCGTCTTCTTCTCGCTCGCGGGGTACGCGCGCATCGCGAGATCGCGCGCGGACGAGCTGTACCTGCCGCTGTTCGTGATGGACCTCACCGGCACCCCGCAGCCGGTCAACGACCCGGCGGACGACCTGATCCGGATGGGCCCACCCGAGGTCTGAGCGCCCGGGCCGGTCATGGCCGCGGGCCGCGCAGGGCCTCGACGGTCTCCTCCCGCAGCACCGCCTTGCGGACCTTGCCGCTGGCCGTCAGCGGGAAGTCGGCCACGACCCGTACCAGGCGCGGGGTCTTGAAGCGCGCGAGGTGGCCCTCGCAGTACGCCGCGACCTCGTCCACGGTCAGCTCCCGCGCGCCCGGCGCGAGGATGACGCAGGCGGCGATCTCCTCCCCGTACTTCTCGTCCGGCACGCCCACCACCTGCACGTCGGCGATCTTCGGATGCGCGTGCAGGAACTCCTCGATCTCGCGCGGGTACACGTTCTCGCCACCCCGGATGATCATGTCCTTCATCCGGCCGACGATCTGCACGTACCCGTCGTCGCCCATCACCGCCAGGTCCCCGGTGTGCATCCAGCGCGCCGCGTCGATCACCTCGGCCGTCCGCTCGGGCTCCGCCCAGTA includes these proteins:
- a CDS encoding thiamine-binding protein, producing MRLRVEFTTEPFDLDETPSHALVAREVVRAADLDAVDVGPFGNTVEGRPDVVLAAVDTLLRRSIEAGATRVSVQVNVVREEGA